GACGCACGCGGCCTATAACCTGGGCCTGCTCGAACTCAAGGACGGGAACCGCATCGGCGCCCGGGCCCGGTTCCTGGAAGTCATCGACCGCGCGCCGGGTACCTACTGGGCGGACACCGGCTGGTACTGGATCGGGCGCACGCACCTCGACGGCGACGCCCCGGAACTGGCGCGGCGCGCGTACCTCACCGCGCTCGACGGCGGCACGAAAGACACGACCTCGGCCGCCGCACTCAGCATCATCGTGTGCGACCTGCTCGCCGGCAACGACGAGGGCGCCACGGAGCGGCTCCGCGACACCCGGTTCAGCACCCGGGAATCGCACGCGAACGTGGTCGCATTCTTCGAGGCGCTCGTGCAGTACCGTATTGCCCCGACCGAGAGCCGGCGCGAGCGCCTCCTCGCCGCGATCCGCAGCGCGGATGAGGCGCGCGGGCTCGGGCCGGCGGGCGCGTACTTCATGGGCCGGGTGTACCTCGAGCTCGGGATGGCGCAGCAGATGAGCGACCTGTACGACGCGACCATCGAAACCGCCCGCGGGCCGATCGCGCTGCGGATGCTGTTCGACACGGCCGAGCGGTTCGACCGGCTCAACGATCGCAAACTGGCCCGGTCGCGGTACCTGGCGATCGCGGCCGCGGACCCCGAAGGGTTGGGAGCACTGGCGGAACTGCGCCTGGCGGCGATGGCCGCGCGTGAAGGTCAGGGCGCGGACGCCGTGCGCCGGTGCCAGGCCATTGTGAACCGCCCGGGCGTCCCGCGCGCGGAACTGCTGACCGTCATGGGCCGCGGGTACGAGCTCCAGCGCAAGCACGGGCTGGCCGCGGAGTGCTTCGCGGGCCGCGTTCCCAGCGAGTGACATAGCCCTCCCCTTCCCCGCGGCCCGGGCCGCGGGGATCGGTCCGCATCATTTCAACACTTCGCACACCACTTCACCTCTTGAATCGCTCCCGTTCGCGTGGGTCCGTGCTTGTCGCCCCTCGCGCGCACTTCAACTGCGCCTGCCACACCCGGCGCGCGTTCGTATTTCGTACTTCGGGCCTCTGCCGCGTTTCCGAACGGGAGGAACAAGTGCGCGTCATCATTATTGGATCGGGCATCGCGGGCCTGTCCGCCGCGATCGCGCTCCGAAAAATCGGCGCGGAAGTCGCCGTCTACGAGCGCGCGCCGGAACTGCGGGAAGTCGGCGCAGGAATCAGCCTGTGGGCCAACGCCCTCCGCGCGCTCGACCACCTCGGGGCCGGTGATTCCGTGCGCGCGGTTTCCCTGCGCATGGTTCGCTCCGAGGTGCGGGGGCGCAGCGGGCGGAAGGTGCAGCTCGGGACGCGCGCCGACGATCTCGAGCGCACGTTCGGCGTACCGGAGTTCGTTCGCATGATCCACCGCGCGGATCTCGTCTCGGCGCTCGCTGCGCACGTGCCGCCGGGCGCGGCGCGGTACGGTCAGGAGTGCGTCGCGGTCGAGGGCGGTGGGGCCGGCGCAAAGGTCCGATTCGCAACGGGCCACAGCGACGAAGCCGATGTCGTAATCGGCGCCGACGGGATTCATTCCGTCGTGCGGACCGCGATTCTCGGTCCCGAAGCGCCGCGGTTCGCCGGGTACACCTGCTGGCGCGGCATTTGCCCGCGCCCGGAGGGCGTGGAACCGGGGTACGTCGGTGAGTGGTGGGGGCGCGGGAAGCGGGTCGGCATCACCACGCTGCCGGGGGACCGCGTGTACTGGTGGGCAACGAAAAACGCCCCGCCGAACGGCCACGAAGCGGACGAACGCGCGTTCCTCGCGTCCGAGTTCCGCGACTGGGCCGAACCCGCGCCCGCGCTGTTCGCGACCACCCCTCCGGACCGCATCTTTCGTAACGACATCATCGACCGCCCGCCGGTGCGCGTGTGGTCGAAGGGCCGCGTCGGTGTGATCGGCGACGCCGCGCACCCGACCACGCCCAACTTCGGTCAGGGCGGGTGCATGGCGCTCGAAGACGCCGTCGCGCTCGCACGGTGTTTGGCAACGGCCCCCGACCCGGCCCGCGGATTGGAAGCGTTCGCCGCGGAGCGGTACCCGCGCACAACGGCCATCACGCGCGAGTCGCGGCGGTTCGGGGCGCTCGGGCAGCGAGAAGGGCGGCTGTTGTGCTGGGTCCGCGATCTGGCGGTCGGCGCGCTCGCGCCACTCGTCGCGACGAAGGGGTTCCTCAAATACGCGAGATTCGATGTCGGTCCGCTCCCGGCGCCGGCCACGGCGTGACCGTCACTTGATCTTTCCGAGAGCGGCCACGACCAGGATCGTCACGAAAATGGCGCTGAAAAGCCCCCCCATCACGATGGCGAAGATCGCGCGCACCTTCCCGTCGAGTTTCGGGTTCTTCTTCAAATGCACGAGCGCCAGGATACCGAGTAGCAGCGCGAACGGGGCCGGGAGGCACAGCACGGAGATCAGCCCGACGTAGCCCGCGATGATGGCGAGAGCCGAGGTGTTGAGGGGCACGACCATCTTCAGCGCCGGGTCGTACTCGTCCTCGCGGGGGCGCCGGCGCGGGCGCGGGTAATCGTCGTCGCCCTCGTCATCGTCCTCACGGGAGCGCCGGCGCCGCGGGCGCTCGTCGGGTTCGTCACCATCGGCGCCCCGGCCGGCCCGGTCGCGCGGGGGTTGCGGACCTTCGGGGCGCGGCGGTTTCCGATCCCGCGGGCGGTCCTCGGGCAGAGGGGTGTCGTCGTCGGGCACGGCGGCTCCTGGTTAGTTGGTGAAAGCGCGTGCGGAATTGGTGAAACGACGGAGCCCGCCCGGTTCACCGGACGGGCCTATCGTCTACTCAGTAACCGGCGCCGGGGTCAATCCTTCTTCGGGAACGTCGGGCGCAGTTTGGCCGTGTCGAACGGCTCGCCCACGAGCCCCTTCCACGCGGTCTTCTGGGTGCCGTCGAGGGCCTCTTCGATCTTGGCCCACGTCTCCTTGCGGAGCTTGTCGACCTTCTTGTTCGCGGCCTCAAACTTCTCCGGGTCGATTTGCTTGCCCTTGCCACCGCCGCCGGCTTCCGCGAAGAGTTCACGGCTCTCCTTGTTGAACTCGTCGACGAGCCCCTTCACGGTGCTCTTCTGCGCGTCGCTCAGTTTGAGGGCCTCGGCAACGTCCTTCATGACCGCCTTCTGCGCTTCGGTCGTGCCACCGAAGCCCTTACCCTTGCCCTTGGCTTCCGGGTCGTTAAACACGGTGAAGTTCATCACCTGGATCGAGATCTGCTTCAGCCGCTTCTTCTGATCCGCGGTCAGCGTCTCGTCCACGACCTTCTTGACCTCTTCGGACACCTTCGTCCGCTTCTCGTTGAGCTCGGTGAACTTGTCCTTGTCGAAGCCGCCCTTGAACGCGCCCGCGAATTCCTTGTTCATCTCGGTCTGCTTTTCGACCGCCGGCTTGAACTTCTCCTTCTGCGCGTCGGTTACCTTGATCTCTTCCTGGAGGGCCGCGTTGGTCAGCACCAGGGTGGTCACGTCTTGACCGCCGAACCCGCCGCCACCCCGTCCCGGTTGGGCCGCAACAACAGTGACGATACCCGCGGCCAGCACGGCCGCCACCAAACACCGAATTGCTCGCATGACGTCCCCTTGGGAGTAGAGGTGAATCGTTCGCCGGCGCAAGGTACGAGTCCCCGTCGGCTGCCCACATCGTTACGCCGAGAGGGTGAAAGGGGAATGAGAAAGTAGCAAAATGAGCGAAGCCCGCGACCTCGGTCACGGGCTTCTCACAAATACGATCCGCGGGGAGCGTTACGGTTTGCCCGGGCGCACCGCACCGCCGGCCGGGACCGTACCGCTGTTGCCCACGGGCGCCGGCGGGGCCTCCAGAACCTTCCACCCCTTGATGTCAACGAACTGGAAGTGTTTCGCCTCCACGCCCGGGATGTCCACCTGCGTGTTGGCGAACTTCCACACTTCGACGTCGTCGTTCGGCTTGAGCATGTACACCTGGGCCGGCAGGTACGCGAACTTCGCGGTGTTCGCCCCCGGCCCGTAGAGGGCCAGGCGCAGGTGCTTGAACTCGCGCTGGTCCTTGCCCAACAGCGGCTTGATGTCCAGGTAGATGTAGTTCTCGTCGGTCTTGAAGAGCGCGATGTCGAACCGCTCCTTCACGTCCTTCGCCTTCATCCCGGAGAGGAAGTCGATCATCAGGTTGTCCACCCCGGCCCCGGCCTTCGGGATCTTGAACGCGGTGATCGTTTTGGCGACGCCGTTGTAGGCGTACACGGCCTTGCCGTCGCAGATGTACGCCTCGTAGTCGGTCTTCGTCGGGTCGCCGGTGTTATTGAGCCGGAGCACCGCGTAGTTGGGCTTCATGCACAGCACGACGGAATCCGGCCCGCCGAAGGTGGTCGTCTTTTTGAACACCGCGTCGGTGCGCGCCAGTGTCACTTCCGTCCGGAAGTTAATCACGCCCGCCATCTTCTTTTCCCACTCGAGGAGGTACGCATCGAGTTTGGGATCGGCCTTCGGTTGCGCCGCCGGGGGCGGGGCAACGGGTGCGCCGGGCACCGCGGGCGGCTGTGCCCACCCCGCTGAGCCGGCGACCAACAGAGCAGTTAGGGTGAAGCCAGCGGATCGCATCGGAAGCACCTCCTCATTCGGTACGGGCGGACAAACCGCCGGAGCCTTATAGCTTCCCACCCGCGCCGGGAAAAGGCCGGACCGGGAAGGGGTGTCCCTGTAGATTTTGGCAACGCTCAAGCGGCGGTCCAGAAGTCGTGCCAGTCTGGGGTCTCGATGACGGCCGCCAGTTCCACCAGCGGCCCGACGTGTTCCACGCGCCACCGCGCGCCGGTTAGTTTCATCCGGCGATTCACCAACTGCTTCACCGAACCCTCGATTAACCCGCTGCCGATACTCCGACCATTTGCCAGCCGTTGCGCGTAGCCCAACCGCGTCGGGTGCGAGCCGAGGTAACGCGCCAACGCCCGCAACACGTCTCCGTTGGATTCCGACGGCAACGCGCCGAACGTATCGGCGATCCACCGCTCGATCCCGGCTTTCCCATCCGTCACCACGGCCAACAAGGCGCTCTGCCGACGAGCGGTCGCCTCCGCCGTCTCACCCCAGATCGCCTTCACCGCAGTCCCGATGTGCTCGATCGCGTGATACACGTCCAATACACCGGCGGCCTGGGGCAACACATCGGCCGCCAGATTCCAGATCCACTCCGCGCCGTCACCCAATACCGTCACGTCGCTGGCGGTGGTCACCTTCAGGCGATCCGCCTCCGCTCGCACGCGCTCCGCGAAAATGCTCGCGCCCTCGACGTTGGCCACCACGGTCCGAATCGTTGGGGGCGGCAACACGCGGTCGCTCCACTTTTCGGGCGTCGCGGACTTCCCCCGCTCTCGCTTGCAAACCACGCCCAACTTGATGTCCCGCCATCCGGTCGTGGTGTTCACCTTCCCGGCGTCGATTTGCACCTCGACGACTCCCCCGGCCGTTGCGAATCGTTCGGCGTCGGCGCGATGCTCGCGGGAGGCCCTCAGACTCTTCGCGGCGGCGTGTGTGAGTTGGCGAATCACCTCGTCGTCTAACTCCCAACCGGCCAACTCACGCAGCGTTACTTCCGCACGCGCAAAGGAATCCCTCGCACCGGCCAGAACCGCCATCCGCTGTGCGGCGGTCGTTACATACCCCTCGGCTCCCAGAACGGCATCGGCCGGGAACGCTCCGCCATCGGCGCGGATGGCGTACTGACGGCGGAGGCGGATGCGCCCGAGTGCCGTCAAGAGCCAGCGGGGGCGTCGTCCTTTGAGCCTGCTGCCCGACTTTTTTGGGAAGCATCGGTGGTGTCGGCGCGACTCTGGACGGCGGAAGCCAACGTGTCGCGGACGAGTTCGCGTCCGGAGTCGAGGGCGACTCGTTCACAAGCGGCCAGTACCGTACCATCGGGAGCGGTGGCACCGACGTGTCGCATCTGAGCGAAAAACGCCAGCGCCTGCTCCAAAATCAGTCGTTCCGCGTCGGTCTGGTACTCGATGGTTAGCGTCGGCATCCGTGCCTCCCAGAGTCAAAAAGTGCAAGGACCAACAGCCTAACCACTACCGCCTGCCAAAATCTACAGGGACACCCCCGGGAAGTGACGATTTCCCGCGAAACTGATCCAAATCGAGCCCCCGCAATAACATCTTTCGCGCCGGTCACTTCCGGCCCCAACTCGGAATCCGGGGCCGGAACTTGGAACTTCCTGGGGCGGGTGGACTTGTAGCGGGTGTGTCGGGTGCGGATAGTGATTTGATGGGGAGTTAGCGAACTCGCCCCGCAGTCACCGTGTCCAAACAACTATGCTTGAAAAAACACAGGTTCGGATCGTCGCCGGGTCGCTCCGCGGCCGGAAGCTCACCGTCGTGGTTCACGACGGGATGAGACCCACCCCACAAATGGTGCGCGAGGCGCTCTTCAGTATTCTCGGCAACGCGGTGCCGGACCGCGCGTTCTTCGACATCTTCGCGGGGACCGGCGTCGTCGGCCTGGAAGCGGTGAGCCGGGGGGCGGCGTCCGCCCGCCTCATCGAAAAAGACCCGCGGCAGAGCACCGACATCCAGAAGTACGCGGAAGAGTTCGGCATCGCCGACAAGGTGCAGGTGCTGAAAGCCGATGCGTACCGCTGGGCCGAGCGCTGGCTCCCGCCCAAGGACGCGGTGAACCTGTTCCTCAGCCCGCCGTTCCCGGACCTGAGCGAAAAGGCAGAGGAGTTCCTCGCACTGGTGAACGTGCTTCTCGCCAAAGCCCCGGCCGAGTCCGTGCTGACGATCCAGGCCGAAGAGGGCTTCCCCCTCGAGCGCCTGCCCGACCCGCCGGCGTGGGACATTCGGAGTTACGGCCGCAACATGCTCCTCTTTTATGTCGTTCCCCCGCCCGGCGCGCCCGCCAATCCATCGGCTCCCGCCTGACGATCCACGGGGGTTTGGCACCACCCGCGTTGGCGCTCGTGATTCGCCGGAGCCTCTTGGCGAATCACGAGCGCCAACGCGGGTGGACTTTTCCAGCCCCGAGAACGAAACGATCCTACTGCGGCTATCGAATCAGAGCGGGAGAGAGATGAACTTTGCGAACAGCCTGCGCGCCTACGGCACGTCCGAATTCCGCGCCGCCGTAATCGATCAACTGGAGAAGAACTATAGCGCGTTCCCCCTGGGCTCCGCCTGTAGCCGCGGCGGGTACCCTCAAACGGGCGCAGAAATCACGATTCGAGAGGTCAGTGTCAGTAACGAGCGCATCGCCGTGGAATTCACGGTCCGCTTTAACGAGGCCTTCAGTTCGGGGTGCTCCGAGGCACCTTGTGAAGTCGCGCGGTGGATCGATTGCCGCGCTTTCATTCGGAAGGACGACGGCTCCGCCACTATTGAAGCCGTCGAACCCGAGCGCCCGGAAGAGTTTTGATCCGCGACCGCCGGCCTATTCCTGCACCCAAACCGAGACCGATCCGCCCGGACACCGGAACTCACCGAACCCGTCGTCATTGACCACAACCGGCTCCGCAATGTGACCGGTGACATCGCGGAACGTTGTTCCCCCCGGGCGCCCCGTCCCCATCCACTTCGTGCCCTCGGACTTATCGCTCAAGAGCACCGCCATCGCCTTCGGGTGCGCCTCGTCGCCCATCCGCACCCACCCGATCCGGTTCCAGTGGTCGAGGTAATCGACCTGCTCGCCGTATGCGCACTCCTTGCGCGCCTTCAGGAAAACGTCGATCAGCACCCGGTGCGAGGGCAGCACGACTTTGTGCCGGTTCCCGTCGCGCCCGAAATCCTCGTACTCGGCGCCGTAATAGTCCGGGTAGAACAGGCACGGGTACCCGTCGCGGCGCAAAAGAATGGCGGCATACGCGAGCGGGACGAACCACGGCTCGATCACCGATTCGAGCGACTGGAGCGGCTGCGAGTCGTGGTTGGTCACGAACGTGACCGCCTGCAGCGGGCGCTCCTTCACGAGCGACCCGTCGAACAGTTGGCGCATGTCGTAGTTCCCGTTCGACCGGCTCGCCGCGTGGAAGTTGTAGTGCAGCGGTACGTCGAACGCGGTGAACAGCGGCCCGGCCTCGTCCAGGAACCAGTGCAGTTCGGCCAGGTTCCCGGACCAGTATTCCGCGACCGTGAACAGCTCCTTCCCGGTGTGCTGGCGCATGTGCTCGAGCCACGCCGGGAAGATCGGGGCCGAGATGTGCTTGACCGCGTCGAACCGGAACCCGTCCACGCCGGTCGTGTCCACGAACCACCGGCCCCACCGGTTCAGTTCGTCGTTCACCTCTTGCGACTCGAAGTCCAGGTCGGCGCCCATCAGGAACGCGTAGTTCCCGAACTCGAGCGACGTTTGGTCGTCCCACGCCTTGCCCTCGAACAGGTACACGGTGCCCCGGTCCTCGGGCTTGTTGTGGTCGTAGTCGCACCCGTCGAAGTGGGTCCAGTTCCACGCGAAATCGGAGTGCGCCTTCGCGCGCCCGGGGAACGTGAACGAGGTCGCGGCTCGGATCTCGACCGGCTCGCCCTTCGGGGTGCGGCGATCGTCGGCCGGGAACGGGGTCGCCCTCACCGTCTCGAACCCGTCGGCCCCGAGGCGGTGGTTCAGGACGATGTCGGCGTACACGCGGACCCCTGCCCCCTGGAGGGCCTTAATCGCCGCGAGGTACTGAGCGCGGGTTCCGTACTTGGTGCGCACGGTCCCCTTCTGGTCGAACTCGCCGAGGTCGTACAGGTCGTACACGCCGTAGCCGACGTCCGTAGCACCGTTAGTCCCCTTCGAGGCGGGCGGGAGCCAGAGGGCGTCGACCCCGGCCGCGGCCAGTTCGGGAGCTTTTTGAGTCACCTCGTCCCAAAACGCACCGTCCTCGCGCGTGTACCAGTGAAAGAACTGCATCATGACGGCGTTGTGCTCGCTCATCGGCGCTCGATTTGTGAAAACGTGACCAACGGGCAACCTGCTCGGCGTCGGTCGAACTCGGATTAATGGGAATAAATCAAGCGGCCCCGGTAATCGCACACCGGGGCCGCTTCGAGAATCGGCTTACAGCACGCGGCGTGCCGAAATTCGCCCTCGACGTTCTGTGCGACACGTTCGCTGCAGAATTTCTGAAGGAACGCGAGCCGAGCACACTCACACAAAAAGCGAGAACTTGAGTTCCCGCCGGGGTCGTTGGGACTCGCGGATGCGAGGTACCTCTGCACACCAAACAGTCCCGACGACGCGCGGGTTGCAGTTGACACGATTTCCGAGTTTCCCTAAAGCCCCGGCTCGCGCCGGTCTACCGACGCAGATGTCGCCCCACCTTGACGGAAAGAATCCCCCATGTTCCGCATCAGCCGGATCGCCCTGGTCCTCGCCGCGGCACTCGCGACCACTCCCGCTTACGCGGGGCTCGTCCCAACCACCGTCACCGTTACGCCCGAGGGCGCGGGTTTCCGGTGGACGTATGCAGTGGTCCTGCCCAGTGACATGAAGCTCCAGGCGGGAGATTACTTCGGTATCTACAACTTCCACGGGCTGATCGATGGCTCCGGGGGCGCGCCCGACGGCTGGACCCTCTCGACCCCCGCGGTGAGCCCGCTCCCGCCGAACGTGAACATCTTCGACGACCCGACCGCCCCGAACCTGATCTGGACCTACAACGGGCCGACGATCCCGACCGGTCAAATCGGGCTGGGAAACTTCTGGGCGTCTTCGCAGTACGGGTCCGGTGAGTTGAGCCTGTTCGTCGGGCGCAACGCCCGCTCCGGCGACGGGACGTATGACACGAACATCACCGAGGTGACGGTCCCGACCGGCAGCGCCCCGCCGGGCGTACCGGAGCCCGCGACGATCGCACTCGTCGCGCTCGGTTTACCGCTGGTCGGGCTCGGCCGCTGGCGCTTCGGCCGGAAATAATAGCTCGATCACCAAACGACACGGGCCGGGAATACCCGGCCCGCCGTTCCCGCTCGGACGGGTCCACCCGCCCGACGCTCACGCGGTACAATAGCCGCATGCTGTTCTCCTGGCTCCGCACCCGCCGCCGGCGCAAACTGCTCGCCGAACCGTTCCCGCTCCGGTGGACCGGGTTCCTCGAGCGGAACGTCGGGCACTACACGCGACTCTCCCCCTCCGATCAAGCACAACTCCGGGACGCGACCCGCGTGCTCATTGCTGAAAAACTGTGGCTCGGGCGCGGCGGGCTGTTCATCACCGAAGAGATGCGCGTCACCATCGCGGCGCAAGCGGCCCTCTTGCTCCTCGGCCCCGATCGCGGTTATTACCCGTGGGTGCGCGAGGTCGTGGTGTTCCCCACCGAGTTCCGCACCCCGGTCGCGGGCGACGACTGGGAAGACGACCTGCTGTCCGATCAACCCCTGGCCGGGCAAGCGGTCGATCGGGGGCCGGTGCTGCTCGCGTGGGACGAGGTGCTGGCCGAGGGGCGCACCCCGGACGCCGGGTACAACGTCGTCGTCCACGAGTTCGCCCACCAGCTCGATTTCCGCCACGGGGTCACCGCGGGCGCCCCCGACCTCGGCGACCGCGCGCTCGAAACGCGGTGGCGGTACGTGATGACCGTCGCACTCGAGGATCACCGCCGGGCGCTTCGTGAGAACAACTCCGGTACGCTCTTTACCCCCCACGCGGCCGATAATGAGATGGAGTTTTTCGCCGACGCGACCGAAGCCTTTTACTGCCGCTCGGCGGCCCTGAAGCGGTTGCACCCGGAAATGTACTCGCTCCTCGCGGCGTACTACGGCATCGACCCGATCACCCGGTTCGGGACCGGGAAACGGGAAGATAAATTCAAGATTAACCCCTGACCCGTCCCCGAGCCGAAACCAATCCTGACTGGCGCTTCCCGCCTTTTTTGTTGCGTTCCGCGGTGTCAATAGATATTGCACCGGGTCTGATACGCGGAGTCGTACCGGCCGCGGTTCGGGGAACGCCAGTTCGACTGAGGGAGCCGTTCGTGGACATACCACCACACGTTGGGGCGCGCGGGTACGAGCGGGACGCGCCGCACGCGCCACACGAGCCACACGAGCCACTGTTCGGGCGGTACATCCGCATCGACCTGACCGGGCGCCCGGACCTCGAACCGACGTTCGACGCCGTCGCCCACTTGGTCGCGTGCGGCCTGCAGGCGGCCGAAGTGGTGCCGTTCTCCCGGGTCGCGTGGGCGGTCCTGGTCTTCGGTGTCGAACCGAACGAGCGCGAGCGCATCACCGAGGTGCAGCACCAGTACGCCGCCATGTGGGAGCGCGCCCCCAATTTGTGGCCGAAACTGCGCCAGCGCGAGAGCGTGTTCAGCGTGTGGTTCATGGACCGCACCGCGCGCCCGTTTCTCGGCTGCGTGTGCGAAGAATCGCCGTGGGACGTCTGGGTTTCCGGGCGCGACGTGCGCGAGGAGCGGTCCTTTCGGAAGCTGCTCGCCAGCGGGGAACCGCCCATCCTGATGGCCCTGAACGCGGTTCACCCTGCGGAATTCAAGGGCGCATGGGGCACGGGGCTCGCGCGGGCCGCGTAGCGGGGCTCTCGGGAGTCCGCGCGGCGTTCGCTCGAGCCAGAATATCTCCTACATTCGGACCGTCGTTCACGGTTGTGTGACCGGGCACGTGCCCAGCGCCGCATAAAACCAGGCGGATGGTCTGTTGCGCCCGGACGAAAACGGTACCATCAGCGTAGCGGTTATCCGACCGCTCTCGATCTCGAACAGGGGCGTGTGATGGCGAAGGGCAACAACTCTCAGGGTAAGGAAAAAAAGAAACCGAAGAAGGACGCGAAAAGTGCGCCCGCGAAGGCCGCTCCGCCACCGAAGAAAAAGTGACCGCACGGCGAAGGCTCCACACAATAGCCGGGCACCACACGCGGGTCGGCAACGGAAAGCCGACCCGGTGGGCGTGTCTTCCGGCTCGCTAAACGGGCCGCCCCCTCCAAAATCCATCTAAAACTTAAGTCAGTGTGCAGATCAGGCGACGCCCCTTTTGCGGCAAGGCCCCTGCCCCAGCGCCCAAACAAGTTACTGGCAACGAACTACGATCGCGGCGGTCGGGTGCCCGCCCCAGCCGAGTCGGGATGATTTTCGGCTCCCCCTTGCCCATCCCGCGCGGTTCCGCCATCCTGCTCATCAACCCTGCCGCGTGCTTATTGTTTGGACTACCACCCCATGAGCCTGCCCGCTGCCACGTCCCGCGGTCGCAACCTCGCGCTCCTCGCCGCGCTGCTCGGCTGGATGTTCGACGGGATGGAAATGGGCCTGTTCCCGCTCGTCGGGCGCGACGCGCTCGGCGAATGGCTCCGCGACCCGCTCGACCCGTCGCGCGCTGATAAGGACAGCGTGAGCAAGTGGTACGGCATCATCATGGCGTGCTTTCTTGTGGGCGCCGCGACCGGCGGGGTCGTGTTCGGGTGGCTCGGCGACAAGATCGGGCGCGTCCGCGCGATGACCGTGAGCGTCCTCCTGTACTCGATCTGTAGCGGGCTCTCGGCGCTGTCGCAGGGGCCGGAACAGCTCGCGGTCCTGCGGTTCCTCGGCGCGCTCGGTATGGGCGGCGAGTGGGCGCTCGGGGTCGCGCTCGTCATGGAGGTTTGGCCGAACGCTTCGCGCGCGTGGTTGGCCGGCTGGATCGGCGCGTTCGGGAACCTCGGGTACACGGTCTGTGGCGGGATCGCACTGGCGCTCGGGCGCGTGAAGGCCGATCTCCCACGGTGGATCGAATCCGTCGGCGTCCCGCACGATTTGGCCGCAGCGCTCACCGCGAACGGGAACTGGCGCCTGCTACTGCTCGTCGGCACGGTACCCGCGCTCCTCACGCTGTTCATCCGACTGCTGGTACCCGAGTCGGAGAAGTGGACGAAGGAGAAAGAAGCGGGGAAGGCGTCGCACTGGGCCGGGCGCGACCTCATCGGCGTCCTCGTCGGGGCGGCTGCCGCGCTGGGAATCATCGCGCTGTGGGCGGTAAGTGGGCTCGATCTCTGGGTCCGCGTGTCCGGCTCACTGGTCGGGCTCGCGGTCGTGGTCTTCGGCTACCTGACGCCGGCGCGGGGTTACCTGTCGCGGTGCGATCTGGCACCGGCCGCGAAGCGCCAGACGCTCGAGCGGATGCTCCTCGCGGCCGGACTGAGCGGCGTTCCCCTATTGGCGACCTGGGCCGGGCTGATGTGGATGTACATGTGGGTGAACGACCTCCCGGGCGAGAACGTTCCGGCCGAGGTGCGGCGGGCGTGGCTCCAGATTTCGTCGTCGATCGGGGCCGCAATCGGGTGCGTGGTCGCGGCGGTTGTGGGCGGAGCGCTCGGGCGCCGACCGGTCTACGCGGCGCTGTGCGTGCTCTCCCTGATTACGATGGTCGGCTTCTACAAACTGAACACCGAATACGGCCCTGCGTTCGTGCTGTC
The Gemmata palustris DNA segment above includes these coding regions:
- a CDS encoding TIGR03009 domain-containing protein; the protein is MRSAGFTLTALLVAGSAGWAQPPAVPGAPVAPPPAAQPKADPKLDAYLLEWEKKMAGVINFRTEVTLARTDAVFKKTTTFGGPDSVVLCMKPNYAVLRLNNTGDPTKTDYEAYICDGKAVYAYNGVAKTITAFKIPKAGAGVDNLMIDFLSGMKAKDVKERFDIALFKTDENYIYLDIKPLLGKDQREFKHLRLALYGPGANTAKFAYLPAQVYMLKPNDDVEVWKFANTQVDIPGVEAKHFQFVDIKGWKVLEAPPAPVGNSGTVPAGGAVRPGKP
- a CDS encoding alpha-amylase, which codes for MSEHNAVMMQFFHWYTREDGAFWDEVTQKAPELAAAGVDALWLPPASKGTNGATDVGYGVYDLYDLGEFDQKGTVRTKYGTRAQYLAAIKALQGAGVRVYADIVLNHRLGADGFETVRATPFPADDRRTPKGEPVEIRAATSFTFPGRAKAHSDFAWNWTHFDGCDYDHNKPEDRGTVYLFEGKAWDDQTSLEFGNYAFLMGADLDFESQEVNDELNRWGRWFVDTTGVDGFRFDAVKHISAPIFPAWLEHMRQHTGKELFTVAEYWSGNLAELHWFLDEAGPLFTAFDVPLHYNFHAASRSNGNYDMRQLFDGSLVKERPLQAVTFVTNHDSQPLQSLESVIEPWFVPLAYAAILLRRDGYPCLFYPDYYGAEYEDFGRDGNRHKVVLPSHRVLIDVFLKARKECAYGEQVDYLDHWNRIGWVRMGDEAHPKAMAVLLSDKSEGTKWMGTGRPGGTTFRDVTGHIAEPVVVNDDGFGEFRCPGGSVSVWVQE
- a CDS encoding DUF4190 domain-containing protein; amino-acid sequence: MPDDDTPLPEDRPRDRKPPRPEGPQPPRDRAGRGADGDEPDERPRRRRSREDDDEGDDDYPRPRRRPREDEYDPALKMVVPLNTSALAIIAGYVGLISVLCLPAPFALLLGILALVHLKKNPKLDGKVRAIFAIVMGGLFSAIFVTILVVAALGKIK
- a CDS encoding RsmD family RNA methyltransferase gives rise to the protein MLEKTQVRIVAGSLRGRKLTVVVHDGMRPTPQMVREALFSILGNAVPDRAFFDIFAGTGVVGLEAVSRGAASARLIEKDPRQSTDIQKYAEEFGIADKVQVLKADAYRWAERWLPPKDAVNLFLSPPFPDLSEKAEEFLALVNVLLAKAPAESVLTIQAEEGFPLERLPDPPAWDIRSYGRNMLLFYVVPPPGAPANPSAPA
- a CDS encoding FAD-dependent monooxygenase, which codes for MRVIIIGSGIAGLSAAIALRKIGAEVAVYERAPELREVGAGISLWANALRALDHLGAGDSVRAVSLRMVRSEVRGRSGRKVQLGTRADDLERTFGVPEFVRMIHRADLVSALAAHVPPGAARYGQECVAVEGGGAGAKVRFATGHSDEADVVIGADGIHSVVRTAILGPEAPRFAGYTCWRGICPRPEGVEPGYVGEWWGRGKRVGITTLPGDRVYWWATKNAPPNGHEADERAFLASEFRDWAEPAPALFATTPPDRIFRNDIIDRPPVRVWSKGRVGVIGDAAHPTTPNFGQGGCMALEDAVALARCLATAPDPARGLEAFAAERYPRTTAITRESRRFGALGQREGRLLCWVRDLAVGALAPLVATKGFLKYARFDVGPLPAPATA
- a CDS encoding PEP-CTERM sorting domain-containing protein (PEP-CTERM proteins occur, often in large numbers, in the proteomes of bacteria that also encode an exosortase, a predicted intramembrane cysteine proteinase. The presence of a PEP-CTERM domain at a protein's C-terminus predicts cleavage within the sorting domain, followed by covalent anchoring to some some component of the (usually Gram-negative) cell surface. Many PEP-CTERM proteins exhibit an unusual sequence composition that includes large numbers of potential glycosylation sites. Expression of one such protein has been shown restore the ability of a bacterium to form floc, a type of biofilm.); protein product: MFRISRIALVLAAALATTPAYAGLVPTTVTVTPEGAGFRWTYAVVLPSDMKLQAGDYFGIYNFHGLIDGSGGAPDGWTLSTPAVSPLPPNVNIFDDPTAPNLIWTYNGPTIPTGQIGLGNFWASSQYGSGELSLFVGRNARSGDGTYDTNITEVTVPTGSAPPGVPEPATIALVALGLPLVGLGRWRFGRK